The sequence ggaggagaagggcgaggcgaggacgaagtgagtaacgggcggggggtacctgccgttaggcaagtgcctttctgcctctttgccgtccgctagcggacggcaaagaggtgggccgttagaattttttcaaacgagcgggcggtgggggccaccacactctttgccgtcttccagcggacggcaaagattctttgccgtctgctggcagacggcaaagagctggcagatggaaAAGAGCTtcttgccgtcagccttttctttgccgtctgcttatgTTTAGCTGATGGCAAAAAGCTTCTTTGCCGttagctagcagacggcaaagagctggcagatggcaaattagctgattccagtagtgtttgtaacatatcgcgaagcaacaggaatagcacacggcaactggaggttcactcgaatatttattcgtgtgggtataggggtcaatatgggtgtccacggctccgatgttgatcattgatcggaaggggttccgggtcatgtctatacttcaccgaacctatagggtcacacggttaagggtcatctatctgctgaatactagacagggagtctaagagaaaatcaccgaaaaagtttcggacaccgaaaagtttcggacagcggaatcataccgcagagagaggtcatcggataagtttcgatgataccgaaaagttgtttcgggatacaccattaagtcaaattggtttcggcacatgcctgataattcttggaggatgccagaatcattctggaagctttttggaattttctgagataaaaaccggaaatgttccggagctgccggagccacttcagatgtgtttcgcagatgaaaatcactaaaaccggaattgtttcggaacgcgttgaaaatcattttagtgggtactggaaattttcttagcccacataaatattttcagttcgatcagacgctgaaaaatttcgtcgtgaatagtgaaaatcagctttatggttactttatggaaagccaccttttggggctttgctccaaaagatcttggggatgacatggatggataggagccattttttgggcccctcatgggggtgtggccgaccacatggggtatccccccttggggaccctcttgttccttggtttcactcctaggtccttgtggaaggacttcattcatgtgcattttgggttttttgtgaaactaccctacccccttgggatttcctataaatagaggtggaggggaagccctccacactcatcccttgctctcatacacatgccatgcattatctggcttcttctctccctcccacgaaaagagtttcatagagccgtaaggctgtctgggttccggcaggaactagttctggacggcgaagccctgccagatagatgacaccgtatgtgtgcaactctgtagagagatcgtagtttcggtcttagttcgtgagtgcctcccgaagggctgtccgtgtgaccgttcgagtttcgaaggtcctcccgaagggctgtccgcgacaccgtccggggggctgttcgaccgcctcctggagggctgtctgaggagcagatgagggtatacatcctcgcggttgggaggttgtaaatcctagctgcggggatctgcaccgccgatcgtcatcgactctacttcccgctgcgctacgagtcggtaacgaaaaaggtcaaaccatgtatgcagtctccatagtggtcctgggctggtgcgtaggtcgaaattttttgttttctgctgcgttcccctacacaaaacccccaaacccccccctttcaaaaaaaaacaaaaacctcagctcctgccaggtgctgacgcgtggatgccaatcggtcccggttggtggcaccaaccgggaccaaaggccctcctgcctgggctccccgcaccagCCACGTGgacgacctttagtcccggttcgtgtaagaaccgggactaaagggctagggcattagtaacgaccctttagtcccggttcctgaaccgggactaaaggcccttatgaaccggggtaaaagccccttttcctaccagtgcaatacaatacgtgccatgCTTCCCCTGCTATCTCTAGGAAAGGACacctcaagattgaacccaaagctaagcacttctcccattgcaagaaagatcaatctagtaggccaaactaaacctataattcgaagagacttgcaaagatatcaaatcatgcatataagaatttagagaagaaccaaataatattcatagataatctgatcataaatccataattcatcggatctcggcaaacacaccacaaaataatattacatcgaatagatctccaagaacatcgaggagaacatggtattgagaatcaaaaagacagaagaagccatctacctactagctatggaaccgaaggtctgtggtaaactactcatgcatcatcggagaggcaatggtgttgatgaagaagccctccgtgatcgaatccccctccggcaggacgccagaaaaggcccctagatgggatctcacgggtacagaatgtTGCGGCGGTGAAAAAATGGTTTTTTGGCTCCTATGGATGTTTTCATGGTATAAGACTATATATAGGCAAAGGAGCTAGGTCAGGAGACCCTCGAGGGGCAcatgaggtagggggcacgccctaccccctggggcgtgctctcctgcctcgtggccgcctcgttgcgtctccgacttcatctccaagtcttctggtttccTTTTGGTCGAAGAAAGATAATcacgaaagtttcattccgtttggactccgtttggtattccttttccgtgaaactctaaaatagacaaaaaaaacagaaacatgCACTGGGctctcggttaataggttagtcccaaaaataatataaaatagcatataaatgcctattaaacatccaaaacagataatataatagcatggaaaaataaaaaattatagatacgttggagacgtatcaagcatccccaagcttaattcctgctcgtcctcgagtaggtaaatgataaaaacagaatttttgatgtggaatgctacgtaatctatttatccatgtaattttctttattgtggcatgaatgttcagatctgaaagattcaaaacaaaagtttaacattgatataaaaacaataatacttcaagcatactaacaaagcaatcatgtcttctcaaaataacatggccaaagaaagttatccctacaaaatcatatagtctggctatgctctatcttcatcacacaaaatatttaaatcatgcacacccccgatgacaagccaagcaattgtttcatacttttgatgtgcTCAAAAATTTTCTATCTTCAcgtaatacatgagcgtgagccatggatatagcactaaggtggaatagaatatggtggttgtggagaagacaaaaagggagaagatagtctcacgtaaattaggcgtatcaacgggcaatggagatgcccatcaatagatatcaatgtgagtgagtagggattgccatgcaacggatgcactagagctataagtgtatgaaagctcaaaaagaaactaagtgagtgtgcatccaaatcgcttgctcacgaagacctagggcattttgagggagcccatcattggaatatacaagtcaagttctataatgaaaattcccactagtatatgaaagtgacaaaataggagactctctatcatgaagatcatggtgctgctttgaagcacaagtgtggaaaaaggatagaaacattgccccttctctctttttctctcatttctttatttgggccttctcttttttatggcctcttttttttctttcttttttttcgtccggagtctcatcccgacttgtgggggaatcatagtctccatcatcctttcctcacatggaacaatgctctaataatgaagatcatcacacttttatttacaactcaatacttagaacaaaaatgactctatgtgaatgcctccggcggtgtactgggatgatGAAGGAATTATGaacgatggctttgccacaaatacgatgtcaactagatgatcatgcaaagcaatatgacaatgatggagcgtgtcataataaatggaacggtggatagttgcatggaaatatatctcggaatggctatggaaatgccataataggtaggtatggtggctgttttgaggaaggtatatggtgggtgtatggtaccggcgaaagttgcggcTGTTTTGAGGCtggcaatggtggaagggtgagagtgcatataatccattgactcaacattagtcaaaaagaactcacatacttattgcaaaaatctattagttatcgaacgaagtactacgcgcatgctcctaaggggatagattggtaggaaaagaccatcgctcgtccccgaccgccactcataaggaagacaatcaataaataaataatgctccaacttcatcacatatcggttcaccatacgtgcatgctacgggaatcacctTAGTTGGTGGATTCTTCTTGGCCAGATCCTCAAAATCTCAATGCACACCACCAAGCAGTCCTCGAGGCGCTTCTCCTTCACCGTGGAGTCGACCCTAATGGTAGTTGTGTCGTCAGAGGAAGCCATAGCTGCGAAATCAATCAATGTTAACACATTTCATCACACAATGAAAAAAATATAAGAATCAAACATCAAAGATTACTTCTAAGCAAATTCATCATGGTGGACACTCTCGCGGATATTTGGACCTTCGGTGATAGTCGAGCTGGGCGAGCCCTTCACGTGTTATGAAGGTATAACAGGAAGAGCTCACCAAGATCGACCATTATCCTGAAAAGTCGATTTTTTCCTCCGAGAACAACTCTAATCGACCGCCGATGATGGTCGCTCTTTCTCTGCTCGTCCTACATGAGAAATATCatagaggaggagcagaggaagggCGTCCCCCCTATGACAACATTCGATAACATCTCTCATCTATCAAATAAGGTGGACACTCGATCTGGTGGTGGTATATATGATGGACACTGTCTCACAGGAATTTGAACTTTCGATGATAGTCAAGCTGGGCGAGCCCTTCATGTGTTATCACGTTATAATAGGAAGAGCTCACACAGATCGACCATCATGATCAGAAGTTGATTTTCTTCCACCAAGAACAACTCTCATCAACACACTCTCAaatatatatggtggacactctctCCTGTGGTGGTATATATGGTGTCGTGCATACGAAGATCTATGGGACAGACAAAAGCCGCTTTGCGGTTCGACTAGGGAGATCAACAAGCACAAAGAGCAGAACTAACAATACACACAAAGATTGAGCTCAAGTACAAGGAGCACTGCTTGCCTGCAAGGATGCACGGGAAGTGCAGCTACGCGTGTAAATGAGTAAAGTGTCGACCTCTATAAAGGTAGCCGTttgcctccttttatagatgaaCGAGTCACAGTGGAAAAACAAACTTTACACAAGGTAAATAGTGGCtacaatgctatcatacctaactcggACGGGTTAGGACAAAGGCATTAAATGCGCCGTGAGGTGTCGTGCTCGGACGGGTTAGGACAAAGGCATTAAATGCGCCGTGAGGTGTCGTGCTGGTGTTACTTGCCGGCAAAGATTGTCTCTCCTTCTGAGTCGTTTACCTAGCTACCTCATATTATCTGGACACGCCACCAGGACGGGTGTCATTAAAGTTGGTTGTTTGGCAGCAAGCTGACACGTGCTAACTATCTAACTATTTAAACATGTCTTGTTACTTGTCCGtgggcaaggtgggactaaagttTCCCTGGAGCCCGATCTTTACCTAGAGCACGACTCGGCAAGTGTTTATGTGCCAAGAGCGGCCCTCGGTACAGGTGCGGTTGGATTATAAATTAAAAAAAAGTGCCCGGTACAGGTGCGGTTGGATTGTAAATTAATAAAAAGTGCCGGCACCCATTCTTTAGGATATGGATTGCCATCATAAACATTCTCTGTCCGAAGATGAAGATTCATAGTGACAATACATATTCTTAATATTGAAGAAAAGCTTAATGTGGTTAGACTATCAAACTATTTAAACATCTCTTTTTGCTTGTCGGTAGGCGTGGTGGGACTAATGTTTGCCAAATCTTTGTTGAGAGGTGCTCTCGGCAAATAGGTGCAACCGTGATCATGTCGTTATTAGCCGCCGGATGTGCCGCATGGCATCTTTGGCGTGCGGCGGCTTCTTGGCTCCCGGCAAATAGTGCCTTTGCCGAGTATTGTCTTTTTGCCGAGGTCTACTCTTGGCAATATCATATGTTACTTTACCGAATTTCCGTGGTTTGGCTCTCGGCGAAGAGCCTAGCATCCGGCGTATACGAAAATTCCAGTAGTGACAGATGCACGTAGGGATGTAAATGACAAATAAACGGCGCCTGCAAGTCCTGAGATAGCTTTAGTTAGCTTGATAGTTcaaccctcccccccccccccccacacaaaAAAGGAACATTATTGAACTGTTAGATATAAGTGGGTTTACGGGATTAGCCGGGTCCTGTTTAGATTGCTAGGTGCACAGGTTGATGACTAATGCTATTAACTCTTGAACAAAAAAAAATAGTGATTTATTACTCGATCCATGCTTCTCAAACTTTTGTTCTGATTACTCATCTTCGTACAAACTTGTTAAACAATCGTACCGGGTGTACTAAACTTGTTAAACCTGGCTTTCATCATTTCAACTCGGTTACGTACTGCCTAGATGGAAAATGATGCACGCAAGTTGCAGAATCAGACTTACAGTCCTTTAAATAGTACGTACAACAGTTGATTAATCTAGTGAAAGCGAAGTTTTGGCGAAGGCGCTAGCTAGGGAACATTGACTAGTACGAAATAACCACGTACGAAAGCGACCGGTGTGTATAGACCACCGATGATGTGTGTGGACAACGTGGTCGCTCGCGAGGCCACGCAGGTAACAGTGACGAGTCTTTGCGCCACGGTGCCTCCACTGCCAGCCAGCCACAACACCGCCACGGCGCCACTCCCCGGACATCATCTGGTGGTGCTATGTGATGGCGCTTTGTCTTACGCCAGCGAGAGATTGAGAGTGATCACTCGTacgtagctagctagctagggcTCTCAGGACTAACATATAACGTCACTTGTTAATTGGCTCAGCAACTAGTATTAACCTGGGCTTGGATCAAGCTATAATGAATCTGTAACCCGTCCCTTGATCGCACACACCTTTCAATTGAACAGATCTATCGATCGAGAGGATGGGGAGGGCGCCTTGCTGCGAGAAGGTGGGGCTGAAGCGAGGAAGGTGGACGGCGAAGGAGGATGACACTCTCGCAAAATACATTGCTGGGCACGGCGAGGGCTCATGGAGGTCTCTGCCCAAGAATGCGGGTAAATATGGCATAAGCTGTTTTGCTTGTTCAACTTAATTAGTTGAATCTTCAAGATCAGACAGACTACTTAACTAGCTATACCTTCATGACTAACATGAGGGAGTACTACAAATATGTTAATATGTTCCAGCTTCCCATTGTATTAATACTGCAGAGCTACTGAGGTGTGGCAAGAGCTGCAGGCTACGGTGGGTCAACTACCTGAGGGACGGGGTGAGGAGGGGCAACTTCTCTAAGGAGGAAGACGATCTCATCGTCAAGCTCCATGCTACATTAGGCAACAGGTACGGGCCTTGGATTACTCCAccattaatatatatatatatatatatatatatatatatatatatatatatatatatatatatatatatatatatatatatatatggaaaatCCTTACTACCATCTGGCATATTAAGATCCCAGTTTTGCAAGGGGGTGATGTACTTCTATCGTCTTTATTTTCTTCGCATAGGGCATGTACGGTGCTGCTGTCTTAGGAGTGTCAAGTAGGATAAATGCCGAGATGGAGGAAAGAAATAATAAGAAAAGgcttgtcttctcttatttaagagaTGATATCTTAACACAATATATCTCATCATGTTTATAGCAATAGCTGGTTATTGAAGATATGGCTAAAATATAACCCATTGTAGAAAAATatttttgtcatctctaaattacaggCAACACTTGATATAAAGATTGTCTTATCAACCATTGTGCATGCCCTTATTAAGGGGATTAAGATTCCAAGAAGGTTTGAAGTTACCTTTTTAGTAATGGCAGGATTCTTACATTCATTAAGAATAAAATATTTGCTCGTAAATTAGAAAAAACCGAGCGAAAATCAAGTTGCCCAGTTGATTATGAAAAACTAGGTGAAAAAACATCACAACCGCTGAGCGGCGTATATAAGGTACCTCACTCACACCATTATAATGAGGGTTTTGCCGAGACAGCGCACACGCGTCATCATCATCGCTCCTCCCCAAGATGTGTCATCTCCATCCCTGAACCTTGACAAAATGACTTTGACTTCGCCGTAGGCGATCATGGACTCAACCCCACATTGAAGAGGCCTTATGGGGCTATATGAAGATTTGCATCATGACTCAGACACCTGCAACTAGACAGCCCAACTCCATCTCTGAGAAGAGCCGCAAAGGAGAACTAGGCACGGCTGCGCCGCAGAAGATCATTGAAAGAACCACCTGCTGCTCGTCATCGTACGCTACCAAGCCCCGCCAGTAGATCTTTGACTTCACGGCAGCAAACCAGCCGAGACAATCTCACAGACACATTCGAGAGGAGCGAACTACTTCAACTAATGTCATGTCTCTGACATTGCTCCCAATCATTTTTGCCATAGAAGCCCTGATGCCAACACCTACATGGAGAGCAACCTCATTGCCCACACAACACGAGGTCAAACACGCTCGATGCCGCCGAAATCTCTTGATCGTCGCCCTGACCTTCATCTGCCAGGCTGTGCCCTACGCAATCCACCATTGCCACCTTTCGAGGCCGCCACCCCAACATGCCACCACTCGCACTCGAGTTGCAACGTCACATGACCCGCAACCAATGCTGCTTAGGGAAACGACACCTAGACCATGAACGCCACACCACATCCTAGGCCTGTCAACCCGACATGCCACCACACACTCTTGACCGGCAATGACGTACGACGCAGATGATCGCAGTGCACGCTGCTCAAGACAACCACACGCAGACCACGAACGCTACACCCTATCTGGGGGCTCCTCCCAGACATACTGTCCAACCGCCTCTGCTAGGGCACGTTGACCGGGCTGACAAACCTGCAAACCAATTATCCCAAGATTTCCACGGAAGCGAAGGCCAAGCCGCTGCACCGCCTCATGGAGCTTCCTCGCGCAATGCTTTCGAAGGTCGCCGCCAAGGCACACATCAGCCGTTTGGGGCCGCTGCCCTGGCCTCCACCAGGAGAAACTGGTCGCACTAAGCACAATCTAGCTCTCCCAAGAAACATACCCAAGGAGGAAACGACGAAGGTGCTGCCGTATCCCACTCCGGAAACCATCTGGAGCTTAGGTTTTTACTCGGAGAGCCCAAGCCCCTAGTAGAGGAAGTGGAGTTCCACGGGGATGCCTCCAAGAAGGGAAACAATGCCCGAAAAACTGCCACCATCGACGGCACCCGATAGTTATGTTATGGCTTTTGCTTGGAACACACCAATACCTACATAGGCCTGCAGATCTGGACAAGTCAAAAGCGTCGGGATCATCGGAGCCGGTCCCCCTAGGCATCGTGACTTTTGTCGTCGACGACAGAGCTCAACAACTCTAGCACCCACAGGAGCACACCTCAAGCTACCCGTGAGAAGCCAGCGCACAAGCTGGGACTTCAACCGGACATGGATCGGTCGGATGAGCCCATCCCGGCCAGCACCACGACGAACAAGCCATGGGCCCGGGGCCCCCGCTCCAGCTTCCTCCTTGCAGCCCTAGCACCGAACACCGTCCGACAGGCCACTGCAGCTGTGGCGGATCCAGGAATTAAACTTACCTGGGGCAAAACATTTAAGGTCTAAATTTTTTGACGTACAAATGCATGCCTGCTCAACCAAACCTCATAAAACTCAAGTACGAAGCTAGATGCTCTCAAAATTAACATAACCAATAATCCGTAATAGTTCACCATTCCGGATAACTAGATAATGTAACAAACAAAAAAACACAAAATACAACACAAACATCAAGATAACTACTATCTCGCTGCTTGAATGATCCAGTCCCTAGCCGAAAATGTCCAACTCCATGTCTATAACTCACGTCACAGTCGCAAACATTGACTGAGGAGTACTTCCTGTTCAGGAAACAAAGCTTGTATTTCTATTTGCTTTGCATATTAGAAGCTTCATTAGACCTTTTAGATTCAGTATATAACCGAGAGAGACCCAAATAAGCAGCAAttgattttattttcttatggATTCCCTACATTACAACATCAGGAGGTTCAATAATTGGCTACAAGCCCATAAATTTAGGACGCTGACAatgcccacacgtgtggtgggAGTAACACCCGCCGACACGCCCTATAAAACACAGATTACGTCACGTCACCGCACGCATGCATATGGGAATCTTTTTGAATTTCTAGTTTTtcaaatgttttatctcttaaattaaaaatccgattgaagatccATTTTCACCATTACATCCATCGtgacgagatcttcgaaactagatcccatatcaATATGTTTCGACGACTTGTTTTGGGGCTAAAAGTTGTCATGTCTATTACACATGAATTGCCATGGTATTTACACTGAAGTTGTcatgatatgtttcagctattttttttcttctaccTTTAAATGTAAATTTTGGCATATTATAAAACGGGAATTAAGAAACTAGGCTTGCTATgaaccataaactaaaattgccattgTGAATTACTTAAATTACCATGATACATGCACTAAATTTGACATGGTTCATAAAAAATAATTTCCATGCTCAAAAGTGGAATTGCCATGGTCAAAAtactaaatttgccatgatgGATACTCAAAATTGTCATGATGCATGCATTATATTTGTCGTGGTTAATTACTAAAAATTGACATGGTCAATTAATAAAAATTGCCGTAAAACGTAGTTGAAAATACAACAGTAGCTTTAAATCTAGAAGAAAAACATAGATAAAACATGTCATGACAACTTTAGTGTAAACACTATGGCAACTACAGTGTAAACATTATGGCAACTTTTGGTCAAAAAatcgtcgaaacatatcaacatgggatctagttttcaAGATCTCGTCAAGACAGATTTAATGATGAAAACGGATTTTTGATTGAattttttaattaggagataGAACATTTTTAAGCCAAAACCAAAAAGATTTTTGCTGATGTCATCTGTTTTGACGTGGCAAAAATGGATGGTAATGAAGGCGTGTGAGCCATGTTACTTCGTGCCACATGTGTGGACGTTAACATTAACGTAAATTTAAGGTTGATATGGGGAAAAATATATTAGATTGGACCGTTGAGTATACCTGCTGCGTTGCAAATTGCAACTTGACATTTGTGCGAGCTGATGTTGTTCCGCTGTCAGTCCTGCCTCACAAGTTCCACGTATGCCACACCGGGGACTACTTATCGTTCTCCCATTCGCTATGTGCCCAGCGTCCTGTGGGGCGAACTTCTGTgtccggcgacggcgacgacgacaacTAGGTTAGGCGCTTGATTGGAGATTTTTCGGGATTTCCTGCTACATGGACGGCACTCGACATATAAGATATCGAATTTGGGCTGCAACTGGGCTGCTTCTATGCCTTTTTTACTTAAGTCTTAGACCACGTTACAAACGAACAATTTTCCTGTTGCATATCCATGCAGTCACATTGTCCATGCCATCCAAAATCGGGGTTGGACTTGGCCACTTGGAAAGTTGGAATCACATCATGCAGTTACCCGGGGCGGCCGACGATACCCGCCCCTACAGTGGCACCACCCCTGACTGCAGGAGCTACCTCACCAGATCCATCGTCGCCTAGCACCAGAGACATTGCACAGGGCCGCCGGACCCGCCTATAGAACAGCGTTGCCGACCGGGCCCATCTACAGCACGACATCACATCACCTCCTCCGCGCCATGTATGCCCCACCTTGCAGGCCCTCGTAGCACACGGAGGTCCCCGACCGCATCCACTCGCCGAGGCCGCATCCAGTGCATCACTCGGGATCACAAGGCCCCCGTCCAGTCCCATAATTCACCGCGATCACTGGTGCTACCACGTCTATCA comes from Aegilops tauschii subsp. strangulata cultivar AL8/78 unplaced genomic scaffold, Aet v6.0 ptg000547l_obj, whole genome shotgun sequence and encodes:
- the LOC141031608 gene encoding transcription factor Y1-like, with the protein product MGRAPCCEKVGLKRGRWTAKEDDTLAKYIAGHGEGSWRSLPKNAELLRCGKSCRLRWVNYLRDGVRRGNFSKEEDDLIVKLHATLGNRRSWTQPHIEEALWGYMKICIMTQTPATRQPNSISEKSRKGELGTAAPQKIIERTTCCSSSYATKPRQ